In Amycolatopsis sp. EV170708-02-1, the following are encoded in one genomic region:
- a CDS encoding LLM class F420-dependent oxidoreductase codes for MRIGTAISYAGGFAESVADIVELEKAGLDIVFVPEAYSFDAVSQLGYVAAKTDRVQIASGIFQIYTRTPTLTAMTAAGLDFVSDGRFTLGIGASGPQVIEGFHGVKYDAPLGRTREIIDICRQVWRREKVVHSGTHYSIPLPPEQGTGLGKPLKLINHPVRERIPILLASIGPKNVALTAELAEGWEPIFFHPEKVADVWGASLAEGKAKRDPSLGELDTFVGTALAIGDDVEGMLDHLRGMLALYIGGMGARGKNFYNSLAQRYGYEAEAKLIQDLYLDGKKEEAAAAVPKELIRAISLIGPEGYVKERLAAFREAGATTLVVNPLLPGREARVAQVSKLRELID; via the coding sequence ATGAGGATCGGGACCGCGATCAGCTACGCCGGCGGGTTCGCCGAGAGCGTGGCCGACATCGTCGAACTGGAGAAGGCCGGGCTGGACATCGTCTTCGTCCCCGAGGCCTATTCGTTCGACGCCGTCAGCCAGCTCGGCTACGTCGCGGCGAAGACCGATCGCGTCCAGATCGCGTCGGGCATCTTCCAGATCTACACGCGGACGCCGACGCTGACCGCGATGACCGCAGCCGGGCTCGACTTCGTGTCCGACGGCCGGTTCACGCTCGGCATCGGCGCCTCCGGTCCGCAGGTCATCGAGGGTTTCCACGGCGTCAAGTACGACGCGCCGCTAGGGCGCACCCGCGAGATCATCGACATCTGCCGTCAGGTGTGGCGGCGGGAGAAGGTGGTGCATTCCGGCACGCACTACTCGATCCCGCTGCCACCCGAGCAGGGCACGGGTCTCGGCAAGCCGCTGAAGCTGATCAACCACCCGGTGCGCGAGCGGATCCCGATCCTGCTGGCGTCGATCGGCCCGAAGAACGTCGCGCTCACCGCCGAGCTCGCCGAGGGCTGGGAGCCGATCTTCTTCCACCCCGAGAAGGTCGCCGACGTCTGGGGCGCGTCGCTGGCGGAGGGCAAGGCGAAGCGTGACCCGTCGCTGGGCGAGCTGGACACCTTCGTCGGCACCGCGCTGGCGATCGGTGACGACGTCGAAGGGATGCTGGACCACCTTCGCGGCATGCTCGCGCTCTACATCGGCGGAATGGGCGCGCGCGGCAAGAACTTCTACAACAGTCTCGCCCAGCGGTACGGCTACGAGGCCGAAGCGAAGCTCATCCAGGACCTCTACTTGGACGGCAAGAAGGAAGAAGCCGCCGCGGCGGTGCCGAAGGAACTGATCAGGGCGATCTCGCTGATCGGTCCCGAGGGTTACGTCAAGGAGAGGCTGGCCGCCTTCCGTGAGGCCGGTGCGACCACGCTGGTGGTCAACCCGCTGCTGCCCGGTCGTGAGGCCCGCGTCGCGCAGGTTTCGAAGCTGCGCGAACTCATCGACTAG
- a CDS encoding HAD family phosphatase, giving the protein MIGLPDTITACLFDLDGVLTGTAAQHRAAWKRTFDEFLRARDGDAFSPFTDTDYAAYVDGRPRADGVRTFLVSRGIELPEGSPDDGIDAATVNGVGNRKNQLVLKIIEEEGVTPYPGSVRYLEAAKAAGLRIGVVTSSANGAKVLDAADLTRFVEARIDGIVITEKNLRGKPAPDSFLAGAEAFGVAPGNAAVFEDALAGVQAGKDGGFGYVVGVNRAHQAGELLAHGADVVVDDLAELLEDRK; this is encoded by the coding sequence ATGATCGGTCTGCCCGACACCATCACGGCCTGTCTCTTCGACCTCGACGGCGTGCTGACCGGAACCGCGGCCCAGCATCGCGCGGCGTGGAAGCGCACGTTCGACGAGTTCCTGCGTGCCCGCGACGGTGACGCGTTCTCGCCGTTCACCGACACCGACTACGCGGCCTACGTCGACGGAAGGCCGAGGGCCGACGGTGTCCGCACCTTCCTCGTCTCACGAGGGATCGAGCTGCCCGAAGGAAGTCCCGACGACGGCATCGACGCCGCCACCGTCAACGGGGTCGGGAACCGGAAGAACCAGCTGGTACTGAAGATCATCGAAGAAGAGGGCGTGACTCCGTACCCGGGTTCCGTCCGGTATCTGGAAGCGGCGAAGGCGGCCGGACTGCGCATCGGTGTCGTCACCTCGTCGGCCAACGGCGCGAAGGTGCTCGACGCCGCCGACCTGACCAGGTTCGTCGAAGCGCGGATCGACGGGATCGTGATCACCGAGAAGAACCTGCGCGGCAAGCCCGCCCCCGATTCCTTCCTCGCCGGCGCCGAGGCGTTCGGTGTCGCCCCGGGGAACGCGGCCGTCTTCGAGGACGCGCTCGCCGGCGTGCAGGCGGGCAAGGACGGCGGTTTCGGTTACGTGGTCGGGGTGAACCGCGCCCACCAGGCCGGCGAACTGCTCGCGCACGGCGCCGACGTCGTGGTGGACGATCTCGCCGAACTTCTGGAGGACCGCAAGTGA
- a CDS encoding AsnC family protein yields the protein MAVTDPVDIRLLAALADLGKAAVHELAAKVGMDPREVAYRLVALSGSGLPLLVGVESDPNGLRSAIAGAPPSWAQQPQQPQQPPQRPPGHSGPHNIQGTPSGPYNVQGTPSGAYNVHGTPSGRYPGPPSAPVRQPMAPPQPPPRPPAPPQQQFAPPPMAPADPVMSTWGVPQTASWARGDEQQVTPQAAPEGKKGRTGDVMETQGLEGEQLTVQLLEVQDPADYLFSAAGYSLEAGERSVVVHTEITNRGNIPFVSLPDNYLELLTADGKPIAKAPVSLTSRPPHKIGVRPGETLGGHTVYVLPDATRVVAVRWSPRPEPDERTLTWSIED from the coding sequence GTGGCCGTGACCGATCCCGTGGACATCCGCCTGCTCGCCGCCCTCGCGGACCTGGGCAAGGCGGCCGTACACGAGCTCGCGGCGAAGGTCGGGATGGATCCGCGCGAGGTCGCGTACCGCCTGGTCGCCCTCTCGGGCAGCGGATTGCCCCTGCTCGTGGGCGTGGAGAGCGACCCGAACGGGCTACGGTCCGCCATCGCCGGCGCGCCGCCCTCCTGGGCCCAGCAGCCCCAGCAACCTCAGCAGCCCCCTCAGCGTCCGCCCGGGCATTCCGGGCCGCACAACATCCAGGGCACCCCCTCCGGGCCGTACAACGTCCAAGGGACCCCGTCGGGCGCGTACAACGTGCACGGCACGCCTTCGGGCCGCTACCCCGGCCCGCCGTCGGCTCCGGTGCGCCAGCCGATGGCGCCACCTCAGCCACCGCCGCGCCCGCCCGCCCCGCCGCAGCAGCAGTTCGCGCCGCCGCCGATGGCGCCCGCCGACCCGGTGATGAGCACCTGGGGCGTCCCCCAGACCGCGTCGTGGGCACGCGGCGACGAACAGCAGGTCACCCCGCAGGCCGCCCCGGAGGGCAAGAAGGGCCGGACCGGCGACGTGATGGAGACCCAGGGCCTGGAGGGCGAGCAGCTCACCGTCCAGTTGCTCGAGGTCCAGGACCCGGCGGACTACCTGTTCAGCGCGGCGGGCTACTCGCTGGAGGCCGGGGAACGCTCGGTCGTGGTGCACACCGAGATCACCAACCGCGGGAACATCCCGTTCGTGTCGCTTCCGGACAACTACCTCGAACTGCTCACCGCGGACGGCAAGCCGATCGCGAAGGCGCCGGTCTCGCTGACCTCGCGGCCGCCGCACAAGATCGGCGTCCGGCCCGGCGAGACGCTGGGCGGGCACACCGTCTACGTGCTGCCGGACGCCACCCGCGTGGTCGCCGTGCGCTGGTCACCGCGGCCGGAGCCGGACGAGCGCACGCTGACCTGGTCGATCGAGGACTGA
- a CDS encoding nuclear transport factor 2 family protein, producing the protein MTTAKKIVLDCFENLFVRKDFAAAGANVHPDFVTHSPGFPSGRDAFVEAMRNSPMAGADVSVKRVIADDEHVVVHLHVVRPGEELGAAIVDIVRVEDGLIVEHWDVKQPVPPGAEMF; encoded by the coding sequence ATGACCACAGCGAAGAAAATCGTCCTCGACTGCTTCGAGAACCTGTTCGTACGCAAGGACTTCGCCGCCGCGGGCGCGAACGTGCACCCGGACTTCGTCACCCACAGCCCGGGTTTCCCCTCCGGCCGTGACGCTTTCGTCGAAGCGATGCGGAATTCCCCGATGGCGGGCGCGGACGTTTCGGTGAAACGCGTGATCGCCGACGACGAGCACGTCGTCGTGCACCTGCACGTCGTCCGGCCGGGCGAGGAACTCGGAGCCGCCATCGTCGACATCGTGCGTGTGGAGGACGGGCTCATCGTGGAGCACTGGGACGTCAAGCAGCCCGTGCCGCCGGGCGCCGAAATGTTCTAG
- a CDS encoding Ppx/GppA phosphatase family protein: MRKQIGEPSAAVLDVGSFSARLVVLAKGGSPLDPVLSHQTRLRLDRELDDDGNLTRRGIDAVSSAVEAGMTIAAKHGVEDVYPLATSSIRDAANVKQVVCAVHEATGVKLRFLTGRREAELAYVGARRWYGASAGRLLVLDIGGGTVELAAGDAEEAGFAHSLPLGARSLTRDWFSTECPSPKVVRAMREHVLDEVRDAMQDVLPQIRDHRAVGCSKVLRQLARLAGDRPSRARELHLDDLRAWIPRLAKLPAKRRAELPGISRQRSHQALAGAIVAEALLTLSGGQVAICPWSTRDGLLLGMLDGLVTLDGKPAKAA, encoded by the coding sequence GTGCGCAAGCAGATCGGCGAGCCGTCCGCCGCGGTCCTGGACGTCGGGTCGTTCAGTGCACGGCTGGTGGTACTGGCCAAGGGTGGGTCACCGCTCGACCCCGTGCTGAGCCACCAGACGCGGCTGCGCCTGGACAGGGAACTCGACGATGACGGGAACCTGACCCGGCGCGGCATCGACGCGGTCTCCTCCGCGGTCGAGGCGGGGATGACCATCGCCGCCAAGCACGGCGTCGAGGACGTGTACCCGCTCGCCACGTCGTCGATCCGCGACGCCGCCAACGTGAAGCAGGTCGTCTGCGCCGTCCACGAGGCCACCGGGGTCAAACTGCGCTTCCTCACCGGCCGCCGCGAGGCGGAGCTGGCTTACGTCGGCGCGCGCCGGTGGTACGGCGCTTCCGCCGGGCGGCTGCTCGTGCTCGACATCGGCGGCGGGACCGTCGAACTCGCCGCCGGGGACGCCGAGGAAGCCGGGTTCGCGCATTCCCTGCCGCTCGGCGCACGCTCGCTGACCCGGGACTGGTTCAGCACCGAGTGCCCGTCACCCAAGGTCGTCCGAGCGATGCGGGAACACGTGCTCGACGAAGTCCGCGACGCGATGCAGGACGTCCTGCCGCAGATCCGCGACCATCGCGCCGTCGGCTGCTCCAAGGTGCTGCGGCAGCTCGCCCGGCTCGCCGGCGATCGGCCATCCCGCGCCAGGGAACTGCACCTCGACGACCTGCGCGCGTGGATCCCGCGGCTGGCGAAGCTGCCCGCGAAACGCCGCGCCGAACTGCCGGGTATTTCGCGGCAACGCTCCCACCAGGCGCTCGCGGGCGCGATCGTCGCCGAGGCGTTGCTGACGCTTTCGGGTGGCCAGGTCGCCATCTGCCCGTGGTCCACCAGGGACGGCCTGCTGCTCGGCATGCTCGACGGGCTGGTCACGCTCGACGGCAAACCGGCGAAAGCCGCCTGA
- the sigC gene encoding RNA polymerase sigma factor SigC: MAGARNHDDERVTELALAAARGDRRALEDWVRATQADVWRFVAHLADVGAADDLTQETYLRAFGSLRRFAGRSSSRTWLLSIARRVVVDRIRAASARPKLADVDWEATAERRGARQAEGVAGFEDLVELRMLLDGLDPERREVLVLTQVLGLSYAEAAEICGCPVGTVRSRIARAREDLLEAGRERDSI; encoded by the coding sequence ATGGCCGGGGCGCGCAACCACGACGACGAGCGGGTGACCGAGCTCGCTCTCGCCGCCGCCCGCGGCGACCGGCGGGCGCTCGAAGACTGGGTGCGTGCCACCCAGGCCGACGTCTGGCGTTTCGTCGCGCACCTCGCCGACGTCGGCGCCGCCGACGATCTCACCCAGGAGACGTACCTCCGCGCGTTCGGCAGCCTGCGCCGGTTCGCCGGCCGGTCGTCCTCGCGGACCTGGCTCCTGTCGATCGCGCGCCGCGTGGTCGTCGACCGCATCCGGGCGGCTTCTGCGCGCCCGAAGCTCGCCGACGTCGACTGGGAGGCCACCGCCGAACGCCGCGGCGCCCGCCAGGCCGAGGGTGTCGCCGGGTTCGAAGACCTGGTCGAACTGCGGATGCTGCTCGACGGGCTCGACCCGGAGCGGCGTGAGGTCCTCGTCCTCACCCAGGTGCTGGGCCTGTCCTACGCGGAGGCCGCCGAGATCTGCGGCTGCCCGGTCGGCACCGTGCGCTCACGTATCGCGCGCGCCCGCGAAGACCTGCTCGAAGCGGGCCGGGAGCGCGACTCCATCTGA
- a CDS encoding TetR/AcrR family transcriptional regulator: MSDTTTRERMISTAMTLFRREGYQATSWRRLVEQAGTPWGSAYHHFPGGKEQLAVAAIELGTAVVAKTVRRAFERNETVEDAVAWWYRKAGEALAADDYRGGCPLATITLEMAHASPAITKACQDAFTAWHALLVELLRDVADPEDLATAIMNNLEGALLVSRVHRSPEPLERAARHVALVTRAGSGEPG, encoded by the coding sequence GTGTCCGACACCACGACTCGCGAGCGGATGATCTCGACCGCCATGACGCTCTTCCGCCGGGAGGGCTACCAGGCGACCTCGTGGCGGCGGCTCGTCGAGCAGGCCGGCACGCCGTGGGGTTCGGCGTATCACCATTTCCCCGGCGGCAAGGAGCAACTCGCGGTCGCCGCGATCGAACTCGGCACCGCCGTCGTGGCGAAGACGGTCCGCCGTGCCTTCGAGCGCAACGAGACGGTCGAAGACGCCGTGGCCTGGTGGTATCGCAAGGCGGGTGAGGCGCTGGCGGCCGACGACTACCGCGGTGGCTGCCCGCTCGCCACGATCACGCTGGAGATGGCGCACGCCTCCCCCGCGATCACCAAGGCGTGCCAGGACGCGTTCACCGCCTGGCACGCGCTGCTCGTCGAACTGCTCCGCGATGTCGCGGATCCCGAAGACCTCGCGACGGCCATCATGAACAATCTCGAAGGCGCGCTGCTGGTGAGCCGGGTCCACCGTTCCCCGGAGCCGCTGGAGCGGGCCGCGCGGCACGTCGCGCTCGTGACCCGCGCGGGGAGCGGCGAGCCGGGGTAG
- a CDS encoding zf-HC2 domain-containing protein, whose product MKCETCREALSARLDGETEPAPPEVVDRHVAGCAACRSWLARAERLHRTILLRPAPPVPDLTAVILERTPAPPSEGWPARIALALVAIAQLGLAFAQLLGVEDHTAGHGTESLIGHLSHESSAWNLAVGVGLGWAAVRTKAASGQLPALTGFVALLLALSAGDLATGQVTAGRVLTHGLVVAGLLLLYVVNRQHRLRNRPSPATTADHPDAYSAETDHETGETPERPRQHRGFRRPASRHVA is encoded by the coding sequence GTGAAGTGCGAGACCTGCCGCGAGGCCCTGTCGGCCCGGCTCGACGGCGAAACCGAACCCGCCCCGCCGGAGGTGGTCGACCGGCATGTGGCCGGTTGCGCCGCCTGCCGGTCCTGGCTCGCGCGCGCCGAACGGCTGCACCGGACGATACTGCTGCGCCCGGCACCCCCGGTCCCGGACCTCACCGCCGTCATCCTCGAACGCACCCCAGCCCCGCCGAGCGAGGGCTGGCCGGCCAGGATCGCGCTCGCGCTGGTCGCGATCGCGCAGCTCGGCCTCGCCTTCGCCCAGCTGCTGGGCGTCGAAGACCACACCGCCGGGCACGGCACGGAATCCCTGATCGGGCACCTCTCCCACGAAAGCAGCGCGTGGAACCTCGCCGTCGGCGTCGGTCTCGGCTGGGCGGCCGTCCGCACGAAGGCGGCGTCCGGGCAGCTGCCCGCGCTGACCGGTTTCGTCGCGCTCCTCCTGGCATTGTCGGCGGGCGACCTCGCCACCGGACAGGTGACCGCCGGACGCGTGCTCACCCACGGGCTGGTCGTCGCCGGACTGCTGTTGCTGTACGTGGTGAACCGGCAGCACCGGCTGCGTAACCGCCCCAGCCCGGCGACGACGGCTGATCACCCGGATGCCTACAGCGCCGAAACGGACCACGAGACCGGCGAAACCCCCGAACGACCCCGGCAGCACAGGGGATTCCGGCGGCCCGCGAGCCGCCACGTCGCCTGA
- a CDS encoding PaaI family thioesterase, whose protein sequence is MTIDVTGQTRQKTVTWQDPLPTARLGRELSGLDYLTGIAEGRIPPAPISAHFGMRWVSVAEGDVVLAATPDESLYNPIGTVHGGVAATLLDSAVACAVHSTLPAGVGYTSVELKVNYLRAISGSVGEIRAHGWIVKAGSRVAFAEGDLRDGQGKVLATASSTCLIIKP, encoded by the coding sequence ATGACCATCGACGTCACCGGGCAGACCAGGCAGAAGACCGTGACCTGGCAGGATCCGCTGCCCACCGCCCGCCTCGGCCGGGAGCTGTCGGGGCTGGACTACCTGACCGGGATCGCCGAGGGCCGGATCCCGCCCGCGCCGATCTCGGCGCATTTCGGCATGCGCTGGGTGAGCGTGGCCGAGGGCGACGTCGTGCTCGCCGCGACGCCGGACGAGTCGCTCTACAACCCGATCGGCACCGTGCACGGCGGGGTCGCGGCGACGCTGCTGGATTCGGCGGTGGCGTGCGCGGTGCACTCGACCCTGCCCGCCGGCGTCGGGTACACCTCGGTGGAGCTGAAGGTGAACTACCTGCGCGCCATTTCCGGTTCGGTGGGGGAGATCCGTGCGCACGGCTGGATCGTGAAGGCCGGTTCGCGTGTCGCGTTCGCCGAGGGCGACCTCCGCGACGGGCAGGGCAAGGTGCTCGCGACGGCGTCGAGCACCTGCCTGATCATCAAGCCCTAG
- a CDS encoding glycoside hydrolase family 65 protein — protein MTESLLRGYEVAPWELRWHGMDVDALQRTESAFAVSNGHIGLRGTLEEAEPRGLPGTYLNGFYEQHDLPYAETGYGYPEEGQTVVNVTDGKIIRLLVEDEPLDMRYGQATEHDRVLDFRKGTLARDTVWSSPTGRRVRVKTERLVSFTQRAVAAIRYEVEPLDDELQLVVQSDLLANEPIESDTRDPRVAAALESPLVGEYHHAEAYHAVLVHQTRRSGLRMAAAMDHKIDVSDGVRTHIEAEDDLARLTIAVDVPKGGRLRITKFLAYGWSAQRSVPAVRAQVEAALAGARQTGWKGLLAEQKEFLDDFWETSDIEIDGDPELQQAVRFALFHLLQAGARGETRALAGKGLTGPGYDGHAFWDTETFVLPVLTYSMPDAARDALRWRHSTLDKARERATQLGLRGAAFPWRSINGAECSAYWPAGTAAFHVSADISDAVVRYLNATGDDEFMRTCGAELLLETARLWVSLGHFDRRGRFRIDGVTGPDEYSAVADNNVYTNLMARRNLFYAAEIVGRHDDIARRFEVGEDEVALWRKAAEAMLLPYDEDLGVHPQSEGFLEHDEWDFEATDPDFYPLLLNFPYFDLYRKQVVKQADLVLALHLCGDSFTPEEKARDFAYYEAITVRDSSLSAGTQAVVAAEVGHLELAYDYLAEAALTDLHDVHNNVRNGLHLASLAGAWQGTVAGFGGLRDHGGRLTFAPRLPPQLGRIAFRLTFRGTRFQVEIDGEGATYHVITGEPLELAHHGETFTVTAEPVRLPIPALDPGPAPAQPAGRAPARRQPKDA, from the coding sequence GTGACCGAATCGCTTCTCCGCGGCTACGAGGTCGCGCCCTGGGAGCTGCGCTGGCACGGGATGGACGTCGACGCGTTGCAGCGCACCGAATCGGCGTTCGCGGTGTCCAACGGGCACATCGGCCTGCGCGGCACGCTGGAGGAGGCGGAGCCGCGCGGCCTGCCGGGCACGTACCTCAACGGTTTCTACGAGCAGCACGATCTTCCGTACGCGGAAACCGGTTACGGCTACCCCGAAGAAGGCCAGACCGTCGTCAACGTGACCGACGGCAAGATCATCCGGCTGCTGGTCGAGGACGAACCGCTCGACATGCGCTACGGCCAGGCCACCGAACACGACCGCGTCCTCGACTTCCGGAAGGGCACCCTCGCGCGCGACACCGTCTGGTCCTCGCCGACCGGGCGCCGGGTCCGGGTGAAGACCGAACGCCTGGTCTCCTTCACCCAGCGCGCCGTCGCCGCGATCCGGTACGAGGTCGAACCACTCGACGACGAACTCCAGCTGGTGGTGCAGTCGGATCTGCTGGCGAACGAACCGATCGAGTCCGACACACGCGATCCTCGGGTCGCGGCGGCGCTGGAATCGCCGCTGGTCGGGGAATACCACCACGCGGAGGCGTATCACGCGGTGCTGGTGCACCAGACCCGGCGATCCGGGCTGCGGATGGCCGCCGCGATGGACCACAAGATCGACGTCTCCGACGGCGTGCGCACGCATATCGAGGCCGAGGACGATCTGGCCCGGCTCACCATCGCCGTCGACGTGCCCAAGGGCGGCCGCCTGCGGATCACCAAGTTCCTCGCCTACGGCTGGTCCGCGCAGCGTTCGGTGCCCGCCGTGCGCGCGCAGGTCGAGGCCGCGCTGGCCGGGGCACGGCAGACCGGCTGGAAGGGGCTGCTCGCCGAGCAGAAGGAGTTCCTCGACGACTTCTGGGAGACCTCGGACATCGAGATCGACGGAGACCCGGAACTGCAGCAGGCCGTGCGGTTCGCGCTCTTCCATCTCCTGCAGGCCGGAGCCCGCGGCGAGACGAGGGCCTTGGCGGGCAAGGGATTGACCGGCCCCGGTTACGACGGGCACGCGTTCTGGGACACCGAGACCTTCGTCCTGCCCGTACTCACCTACAGCATGCCGGACGCCGCCCGCGACGCGCTGCGCTGGCGACACTCCACTTTGGACAAAGCACGGGAAAGGGCCACCCAGCTGGGTTTACGCGGGGCCGCGTTCCCCTGGCGGTCCATCAACGGCGCGGAATGCTCGGCGTACTGGCCGGCGGGCACGGCGGCGTTCCACGTCAGCGCGGACATCTCCGACGCCGTCGTCCGCTATCTCAACGCCACCGGTGACGACGAGTTCATGCGGACCTGCGGCGCGGAACTGCTCCTCGAAACCGCGCGGTTGTGGGTGTCGCTGGGGCATTTCGACCGGCGAGGCCGGTTCCGGATCGACGGGGTCACCGGGCCGGACGAGTACTCCGCGGTGGCGGACAACAACGTCTACACGAATCTGATGGCCCGCCGGAATCTGTTCTACGCCGCCGAAATCGTCGGCCGGCACGACGACATCGCCCGGCGGTTCGAGGTCGGCGAGGACGAGGTCGCGTTGTGGCGCAAGGCGGCCGAAGCGATGCTGCTGCCCTACGACGAGGATCTCGGCGTCCATCCGCAGTCCGAAGGGTTCCTGGAGCACGACGAATGGGACTTCGAGGCCACGGACCCGGATTTCTACCCGCTGCTGCTGAACTTCCCGTACTTCGACCTGTACCGCAAACAGGTGGTCAAACAGGCCGATCTGGTGCTCGCGCTGCACCTGTGCGGAGATTCCTTCACCCCGGAGGAAAAGGCTCGCGACTTCGCCTACTACGAGGCGATCACCGTGCGGGATTCCTCGCTGTCCGCGGGAACCCAGGCCGTGGTGGCGGCCGAGGTCGGGCATCTCGAACTGGCCTACGACTACCTCGCCGAGGCGGCGCTCACCGATCTGCACGACGTGCACAACAACGTGCGCAACGGATTGCACCTGGCCTCGCTGGCGGGCGCGTGGCAAGGCACCGTCGCCGGATTCGGCGGGCTGCGCGACCACGGCGGGCGGCTGACTTTCGCACCGCGGCTGCCGCCACAACTGGGGCGGATCGCGTTCCGGCTGACCTTCCGCGGCACCCGGTTCCAGGTCGAGATCGACGGCGAGGGCGCGACGTACCACGTGATCACCGGGGAACCGCTGGAACTGGCGCACCACGGCGAGACGTTCACGGTGACCGCCGAGCCGGTGCGGCTGCCGATCCCGGCGCTCGATCCGGGTCCGGCGCCGGCGCAGCCCGCGGGCCGCGCTCCGGCGCGACGGCAGCCGAAGGACGCGTGA
- a CDS encoding ROK family protein, producing MVGAENPPVGTPAGMRKINQRAVLDLLRRSGPATRPQVAKDTGLSKPTVSQALLALEAAGLARATGHTSTGTGRSAVLYEADPTAGYVLGVDIGREHLRVAVSDLGHTVVARRDERNTSRSGTALVSAVGALAAATVREAGLSQADIVVRVLGSPGVADPDKRCFRHAPNLPGWGKAGLLDELEGVLGPDLMVENDANLTAVGEWERGAARGASVFGCITIGTGVGMGVMVNGQVFRGATGAAGEIGYLPYGQSHAASEGEDAPPVRGHLEEATAAQSVVRGARELGLGTAKSAREVFRLARDGDELALRAVEAEADRLAYTVASVAAVIDPELIVLGGGIGTAADLLLDPIDRALRSFTPLVPAVVQGELGDDGVLTGAISVGLRAAEGLVFERKVGAA from the coding sequence GTGGTTGGCGCAGAAAACCCACCCGTCGGCACCCCCGCCGGGATGCGGAAGATCAATCAGCGCGCCGTGCTGGACCTCCTGCGCCGCAGCGGCCCGGCGACGCGGCCCCAAGTCGCCAAGGACACCGGTCTTTCGAAACCGACGGTGAGCCAAGCGTTACTGGCGCTCGAAGCCGCCGGTCTCGCCAGGGCGACCGGGCACACCTCGACCGGCACCGGCCGGTCCGCCGTCCTCTACGAAGCGGATCCCACGGCGGGCTACGTCCTCGGTGTCGACATCGGACGCGAGCACCTCCGCGTCGCGGTCTCGGATCTCGGCCACACCGTGGTCGCCCGCCGTGACGAGCGGAACACCTCGCGTTCGGGCACCGCGCTCGTCAGCGCCGTGGGCGCTCTCGCGGCGGCGACGGTGCGCGAAGCGGGACTGTCGCAGGCGGACATCGTCGTGCGGGTCCTCGGCTCCCCCGGCGTCGCCGACCCGGACAAACGCTGCTTCCGGCACGCGCCGAACCTGCCCGGCTGGGGCAAGGCCGGCCTGCTCGACGAACTCGAAGGCGTCCTCGGCCCGGACCTCATGGTCGAGAACGACGCGAACCTCACCGCCGTCGGCGAATGGGAACGCGGTGCCGCGCGTGGCGCGTCCGTGTTCGGCTGCATCACCATCGGCACCGGCGTCGGGATGGGCGTGATGGTCAACGGCCAGGTCTTCCGCGGCGCGACGGGCGCGGCGGGCGAGATCGGCTATCTGCCCTACGGCCAGTCGCACGCGGCGAGCGAGGGCGAGGACGCCCCGCCGGTCCGCGGCCACCTCGAAGAGGCGACGGCGGCGCAGTCCGTCGTGCGGGGCGCGCGCGAACTCGGCCTCGGCACGGCGAAATCGGCCCGCGAGGTCTTCCGGCTGGCCCGTGACGGCGACGAGCTCGCCCTGCGTGCCGTCGAGGCGGAGGCCGACAGGCTCGCGTACACCGTGGCGTCGGTCGCGGCGGTGATCGACCCCGAACTGATCGTGCTCGGCGGCGGTATCGGCACCGCGGCCGATCTGCTGCTCGACCCGATCGACCGCGCCCTGCGCTCGTTCACTCCCCTGGTCCCGGCGGTCGTCCAGGGCGAACTGGGCGACGACGGGGTGCTGACCGGTGCGATCAGCGTCGGGCTGCGCGCCGCCGAAGGCCTGGTCTTCGAACGCAAGGTCGGCGCGGCCTGA